The Chitinivibrionia bacterium genome has a window encoding:
- a CDS encoding SpoIID/LytB domain-containing protein: MRKILVISAFALLFLSACATQQTSTAPVRPSRMPTFESTAERNQGRQSRQQSTTEVIATREANEIRQSRTADTVIAILPTHRQARPRPQQPREQTRPQISVERTLAIPQINQDYQDPNLRIMLHRNIKSHRIRIHGHADISSKNTSVRVSDGELEISFINENTIQISAHGRRQQIALPCTLSFVSGKMRFSDGANEYRGQIIFTSGQNGFSLINYIGLEDYLRGVLPLEIGVRGEPEFEALKAQAIAARTFALSRMLASRNREFDMVATVMDQVYGGSGNEYALSDLAIAKTRGIVVAKQENGALLETFFHAICGGQTAAVNEVWNSQPNPSLVSRSDLDENGVAFCATANWFNWTETWSIAQFSQILHKYSRSTIGEAPFDGTVRAVNIASRTPSGRVNVLEIRSNSGTFTYGRDRSRFVLRRPTRDEGILRSANFEIRIDGGQVRATGRGFGHGIGMCQNGALERARRGQDFTQILSAYYTNIKLAQVNDFLD, translated from the coding sequence ATGAGAAAAATTCTTGTAATCAGCGCTTTTGCTTTGCTGTTTTTGTCGGCTTGCGCTACGCAACAAACATCGACCGCTCCTGTTCGTCCGTCAAGAATGCCCACATTTGAGAGCACCGCCGAAAGAAACCAAGGTCGCCAAAGCCGCCAACAATCAACAACGGAAGTAATTGCAACGCGAGAAGCGAACGAAATTCGGCAAAGCCGCACGGCAGACACGGTCATTGCGATTTTGCCGACGCACAGACAAGCGCGTCCGCGACCGCAACAGCCGCGAGAACAAACGCGCCCGCAAATAAGCGTTGAGCGCACGCTTGCAATCCCGCAAATAAACCAAGATTATCAAGACCCAAATCTGCGGATTATGCTTCACAGAAATATTAAATCGCACAGAATAAGAATTCACGGGCACGCGGATATTTCGTCCAAAAACACGAGCGTTCGCGTATCGGACGGAGAGCTCGAAATCTCCTTTATAAACGAAAACACAATCCAAATTTCGGCGCACGGCAGACGACAGCAAATAGCGCTTCCCTGCACGCTCTCCTTTGTCAGCGGCAAAATGAGATTTTCGGACGGTGCAAACGAATATCGGGGACAAATAATTTTCACGAGCGGACAAAACGGATTTTCCCTAATAAATTACATTGGTCTCGAAGATTATCTGCGCGGAGTTTTGCCTCTGGAAATCGGTGTTCGCGGAGAGCCCGAATTTGAGGCGTTAAAAGCGCAGGCAATCGCCGCAAGAACTTTCGCTTTATCGAGAATGCTCGCAAGCCGAAACCGCGAATTTGATATGGTGGCAACGGTTATGGATCAAGTTTACGGCGGAAGCGGCAACGAATACGCTCTTTCGGACTTGGCAATAGCAAAAACCCGCGGAATTGTTGTTGCTAAACAAGAAAACGGCGCGCTTTTGGAAACCTTTTTCCACGCAATTTGCGGAGGACAAACCGCCGCCGTTAACGAAGTATGGAACTCGCAACCAAACCCGTCGCTTGTATCGAGAAGCGATTTGGACGAAAACGGCGTAGCATTTTGCGCCACCGCAAATTGGTTTAATTGGACGGAAACTTGGAGCATAGCGCAATTTTCGCAAATCCTGCATAAATATTCGAGAAGCACGATAGGCGAGGCGCCGTTTGACGGAACTGTGCGCGCAGTAAACATCGCCTCCCGAACGCCGAGCGGTCGCGTAAACGTCTTGGAAATCCGCTCAAACAGCGGCACATTCACCTACGGAAGAGACCGTTCGCGCTTTGTTTTGCGCCGCCCCACAAGAGACGAAGGAATTTTGAGAAGCGCAAATTTTGAAATCAGAATAGACGGCGGACAAGTTCGCGCAACAGGCAGAGGCTTCGGACACGGAATAGGAATGTGCCAAAACGGCGCCTTGGAGCGAGCGCGCAGAGGTCAAGATTTCACCCAAATTCTGAGCGCTTATTACACCAACATAAAGTTAGCGCAAGTAAATGATTTTTTAGATTAA
- the corA gene encoding magnesium/cobalt transporter CorA gives MSDKFTENMSEKIGEMPEDIVFIGEKKVEQLSIEVIEYYRNGNVKDFKIENIREILPLNNDCITWINITGVHDGEHIKEIGALLELHPLIVEDILNTTQHPKMQDYGDCIFFITKMLYYYGGEITSEQVSLVLSDNYVLSFKESKEDIFKHVRQKIHRKKGRNFKSGADYLAYQLIDAVVENYIGITEQISDKIEDLEDAIDGKDLRQDSIDELGNLKRILNRLRKTVRPTNDFIVHINTLDTDLIKDETEPFFHNLLDISARANSAIESCRDMLADNLQIYNLSVANRFNDTLRMLTAFSLLFIPITFIASLYGMNFEHIPELKWEYGYFVVLGVMLAISVGMMVYFRRRKWM, from the coding sequence ATGTCGGATAAATTTACTGAAAATATGTCGGAAAAAATCGGAGAAATGCCCGAAGATATTGTGTTTATCGGTGAAAAAAAGGTAGAACAATTGTCAATAGAAGTCATAGAATACTACAGAAACGGCAATGTTAAAGATTTCAAAATAGAAAACATTCGCGAAATTCTTCCGCTTAACAACGATTGCATAACTTGGATAAACATTACGGGCGTTCACGATGGCGAGCATATTAAGGAAATCGGCGCGCTTCTTGAGCTTCACCCACTTATAGTGGAAGACATTCTTAACACGACCCAGCACCCGAAGATGCAGGATTACGGCGATTGCATTTTCTTCATAACAAAAATGCTTTATTACTACGGCGGAGAAATTACGAGCGAGCAGGTAAGTTTGGTTTTAAGCGATAATTACGTTCTTAGTTTTAAGGAAAGCAAAGAAGATATTTTTAAGCACGTTCGCCAAAAAATCCACAGAAAAAAAGGCAGAAATTTCAAAAGCGGCGCAGATTATCTTGCGTATCAGTTGATAGACGCCGTAGTTGAAAATTACATTGGAATAACCGAGCAAATAAGCGACAAAATCGAAGACCTCGAAGACGCAATCGACGGCAAAGATTTGCGGCAGGACTCAATCGACGAATTGGGTAATTTGAAGCGAATTCTTAACCGTTTGCGCAAAACCGTCCGTCCGACAAACGATTTTATCGTCCATATAAACACGCTTGATACCGACCTTATAAAAGACGAGACCGAGCCGTTTTTCCACAACTTGCTCGATATTTCGGCGCGCGCAAATTCGGCGATAGAAAGCTGTCGCGATATGCTTGCCGATAATCTGCAAATCTATAATCTGAGCGTTGCCAATCGTTTCAACGACACCTTGCGAATGCTTACGGCGTTTTCGCTTTTGTTTATTCCGATAACTTTTATCGCCTCTCTTTACGGAATGAACTTTGAACACATTCCCGAGCTCAAATGGGAGTACGGCTATTTTGTCGTTCTGGGAGTTATGCTCGCCATATCAGTTGGAATGATGGTGTATTTCAGAAGAAGAAAGTGGATGTGA
- the mgtE gene encoding magnesium transporter, producing the protein MFDKKQYRMLQSEFVEENAADIAQLIENFPIDKAVLVFRILPKNKAADVFADLSSDVQMSITEKLSDKEISFIIEELFLDDAVSFIEEMPANIAKKVLLGAKPETREQINRLLNYPENSAGSIMTMEYVYLKKDMTVQDAFYKIRKNGVDKETIYTCYVIDSKHKLEGVVSVKTLLLAEQDEIVGNIMDDTNIITVKTFEDQEDVAHKVKKYDLLSIPVVDAENKMMGIITIDDIVDVIQEETTEDFEKMAAMAPSEKPYLKTSVFTHAKKRVAWLLFLMLAATVVGFIIEVYEDAIMKMAILVSFIPMLMGTGGNAGAQSSTLIIRGIAVSEIRPGDFLKVVWKELRVSLLVGGALALFNFVRIWLLYGGREGVESGIRLGAVVGGTLLFTVIIAKICGSMLPLLAKKCKIDPAVMAAPLITTMVDASALIVYFAIATALLGL; encoded by the coding sequence ATGTTTGACAAGAAGCAGTATCGTATGCTTCAAAGCGAGTTTGTCGAAGAAAACGCGGCGGACATAGCGCAGCTTATCGAAAATTTTCCGATTGACAAGGCGGTGCTTGTTTTCCGTATATTGCCGAAAAACAAGGCGGCGGACGTTTTTGCCGATTTGTCTTCCGATGTGCAAATGTCGATTACCGAGAAACTCAGCGACAAGGAAATCAGTTTTATTATAGAGGAACTTTTTCTTGACGACGCGGTAAGTTTCATAGAAGAAATGCCGGCGAACATAGCCAAAAAAGTTCTCTTGGGCGCAAAACCCGAAACGCGCGAGCAAATAAATCGTCTGCTGAACTATCCCGAAAATTCCGCGGGAAGCATAATGACGATGGAATACGTGTATTTGAAAAAAGATATGACAGTGCAGGACGCGTTCTACAAAATACGTAAAAACGGCGTTGACAAAGAAACCATTTACACCTGTTATGTCATTGACTCGAAGCATAAATTGGAAGGCGTTGTAAGCGTAAAAACTCTATTGCTTGCCGAACAGGACGAAATTGTCGGCAATATAATGGACGATACCAATATTATCACCGTAAAAACCTTTGAAGACCAAGAAGATGTTGCGCATAAGGTAAAAAAATACGACCTTTTAAGTATTCCCGTCGTTGACGCGGAAAATAAGATGATGGGTATTATCACAATCGACGACATTGTCGATGTTATTCAGGAAGAAACCACCGAAGACTTTGAAAAAATGGCTGCTATGGCGCCGTCCGAAAAACCGTATCTCAAAACAAGCGTTTTTACTCACGCGAAAAAGCGCGTCGCTTGGTTATTGTTTTTGATGTTGGCGGCTACCGTTGTAGGTTTTATAATAGAAGTATATGAAGACGCTATAATGAAAATGGCGATTTTGGTGTCGTTTATACCTATGCTTATGGGGACGGGCGGTAATGCGGGGGCTCAAAGTTCAACGCTTATTATACGCGGTATAGCCGTGTCCGAAATACGCCCGGGTGATTTTTTGAAAGTTGTTTGGAAAGAATTACGCGTAAGTTTATTGGTCGGCGGAGCGCTTGCGCTTTTTAATTTTGTGCGTATATGGCTTCTTTACGGCGGCAGAGAGGGCGTTGAGAGCGGAATAAGATTAGGCGCGGTTGTAGGCGGAACGCTTTTATTTACGGTTATTATTGCAAAAATTTGCGGAAGTATGCTTCCTTTACTGGCGAAAAAATGTAAAATTGACCCTGCGGTTATGGCGGCGCCGCTGATTACGACAATGGTTGACGCCTCGGCGCTTATTGTTTATTTTGCGATAGCCACCGCTTTGTTGGGACTGTAA